A portion of the Sandaracinobacteroides saxicola genome contains these proteins:
- the tssH gene encoding type VI secretion system ATPase TssH produces the protein MTEISRAALFGRLAPSALKAIETAFGFCKLRGNPYVELVHWLHTLNADPKGDLAAIRAHFGLDEGQLGRDTVAALDKLPRGASAVSDLSAHVEEAVEKGWLYGSLMFNAGKVRGGHLLFAMLKTPNLKNVLVGVSNEYRKIDADKLAAGFASITGGSSEAGESGGLATTGGGGGEGEPGLEPAQEGSALAKFSVDLTAKARSGEIDKIVGRDAEIRQVVDILLRRRQNNPILTGEAGVGKTAVVEGFARRIADGDVPPVLKNVTLRSLDIGLLQAGASVKGEFEKRLRQVIDEVEAASSPVILFIDEAHTLIGAGGSAGTGDAANLLKPALARGKLRTIAATTWAEYRQYFEKDPALTRRFQTVNVGEPETDKAIAMLRSVSDAMVKHHQVIVLDEAIEASVKLSQRYIPARQLPDKAVSLLDTACARVAVSQHATPAPVEDRLRRVELLEVELDIATREAASGLGPQKRIAEVEEALAEARAGLEEVRAKWDGEKAAVEAVIAARSARADAAAARAAAPGDEVSEQVPEEEEEQGRHDAALADAMAAMAAAQGDAPMVFAQVDANAVASVVGDWTGVPVGRMVKDEIAGVLTMGAQLKKRVIGQDHAMDAIAKRLQTSRAKLDNPNKPVGVFMLCGPSGVGKTETAHALAELMYAGDDSLIVINMSEFQEAHTVSTLKGAPAGYVGYGQGGVLTEAVRRRPYSIVLLDEVEKAHPDVHEMFFQVFDKGYMDDSEGRYIDFKNTLILLTSNVGTDMIMDMTADPETAPDDETLGKALRPELLKVFPPALLGRLNVLPYYPLSPTMLGGIVRLQLNRIVKRVAENHKIKLSYDQGVVDHIVSRCTEIASGGRMIDNILTNAMLPHLSTELLGRMADGVSVAAINITAPGDELEYEFVAEAA, from the coding sequence ATGACGGAGATCAGCAGGGCAGCCTTGTTCGGACGGCTGGCGCCATCGGCGCTGAAGGCGATCGAGACCGCGTTCGGATTTTGCAAGCTGCGCGGCAACCCCTATGTCGAGCTGGTGCACTGGCTGCACACGCTGAACGCCGATCCGAAGGGCGACCTGGCGGCGATCCGCGCGCATTTCGGCCTTGATGAGGGCCAGTTGGGCCGGGACACCGTGGCGGCGCTGGACAAGCTGCCGCGCGGGGCGAGCGCGGTCTCCGACCTGTCCGCGCATGTCGAGGAGGCGGTGGAGAAGGGCTGGCTCTATGGCAGCCTGATGTTCAACGCCGGGAAGGTGCGCGGCGGGCACCTGCTGTTCGCGATGCTGAAGACGCCGAACCTGAAGAATGTGCTGGTGGGCGTGTCCAACGAGTATCGCAAGATCGACGCCGACAAGCTGGCGGCGGGGTTCGCGAGCATCACGGGGGGCAGCAGCGAGGCCGGCGAGAGCGGCGGGCTGGCGACGACCGGCGGCGGCGGCGGCGAGGGCGAGCCGGGGCTGGAGCCGGCGCAGGAGGGTTCGGCGCTGGCGAAGTTCAGTGTCGATCTGACCGCGAAGGCCCGGTCTGGCGAGATCGACAAGATCGTCGGCCGCGACGCGGAAATCCGGCAGGTGGTGGATATCCTGCTGCGGCGGCGGCAGAACAACCCGATCCTGACGGGCGAAGCGGGCGTGGGCAAGACCGCGGTGGTGGAGGGGTTCGCGCGGCGGATCGCCGATGGCGACGTGCCGCCGGTGTTGAAGAATGTGACGCTGCGCTCCCTGGACATCGGCCTGTTGCAGGCGGGTGCCTCCGTGAAGGGTGAGTTCGAGAAAAGGTTGCGGCAGGTGATCGACGAGGTGGAGGCCGCCTCCAGCCCGGTGATCCTGTTCATCGACGAGGCGCACACGCTGATCGGGGCGGGCGGCAGTGCCGGCACCGGGGATGCGGCGAACCTGTTGAAGCCGGCGCTGGCGCGCGGCAAGCTGCGGACGATCGCCGCCACCACCTGGGCGGAATATCGGCAGTATTTCGAGAAGGATCCGGCGCTGACGCGGCGGTTCCAGACGGTGAATGTCGGCGAGCCGGAGACCGACAAGGCGATTGCCATGCTGCGGTCGGTCAGCGACGCGATGGTGAAGCATCACCAGGTGATCGTGCTGGATGAGGCGATCGAGGCGAGCGTGAAGCTCTCCCAGCGCTATATCCCGGCGCGGCAGCTGCCGGACAAGGCGGTGAGCCTGCTGGATACCGCCTGCGCGCGGGTTGCGGTGTCTCAGCATGCGACCCCGGCGCCGGTGGAGGACCGGTTGCGGCGGGTGGAGCTGCTGGAGGTGGAGCTGGACATCGCGACACGCGAGGCGGCGAGCGGGCTGGGGCCGCAGAAGCGGATCGCCGAGGTGGAGGAAGCGCTGGCCGAGGCGCGTGCCGGCCTGGAGGAGGTGCGCGCCAAGTGGGACGGCGAGAAGGCCGCGGTGGAGGCGGTGATCGCGGCGCGGAGCGCGCGGGCCGATGCGGCGGCCGCCAGGGCCGCGGCGCCGGGCGACGAGGTGTCCGAGCAGGTGCCCGAGGAAGAGGAGGAGCAGGGCCGCCATGATGCGGCGCTGGCGGACGCGATGGCGGCGATGGCGGCGGCGCAGGGCGACGCGCCGATGGTGTTCGCGCAGGTCGATGCCAATGCGGTGGCGAGCGTGGTGGGCGACTGGACCGGGGTGCCCGTTGGCCGGATGGTGAAGGACGAGATCGCCGGCGTGCTGACCATGGGGGCGCAGCTGAAAAAGCGGGTGATCGGCCAGGACCATGCCATGGACGCGATCGCCAAGCGGTTGCAGACCAGCCGGGCCAAGCTGGACAATCCGAACAAGCCGGTGGGCGTGTTCATGCTGTGCGGCCCATCGGGCGTGGGCAAGACCGAGACGGCGCATGCGCTGGCCGAGCTGATGTATGCCGGCGACGACAGCCTGATCGTGATCAACATGAGTGAGTTCCAGGAGGCGCATACCGTTTCCACGCTGAAGGGCGCGCCGGCGGGCTATGTCGGTTACGGGCAGGGCGGGGTGCTGACGGAGGCGGTGCGGCGCCGGCCCTATTCCATCGTGCTGCTGGACGAGGTGGAGAAGGCGCACCCCGATGTGCACGAGATGTTCTTCCAGGTGTTCGACAAGGGGTACATGGACGACAGCGAGGGGCGCTACATCGATTTCAAGAACACGCTGATCCTGCTGACGTCCAATGTCGGCACCGACATGATCATGGACATGACGGCCGATCCGGAGACGGCGCCCGATGACGAGACGCTGGGCAAGGCGCTGCGGCCGGAGCTGCTGAAGGTGTTTCCGCCGGCGCTGCTGGGGCGGTTGAACGTGCTGCCCTATTACCCGCTGTCACCCACCATGCTGGGCGGGATCGTGCGGTTGCAGCTGAACCGGATCGTGAAGCGGGTGGCGGAGAACCACAAGATCAAGCTGAGCTATGACCAGGGCGTGGTGGACCATATCGTCAGCCGCTGCACCGAAATCGCCAGCGGCGGGCGGATGATCGACAATATCCTGACCAACGCGATGCTGCCGCACCTGTCCACCGAACTGCTCGGCCGGATGGCGGACGGGGTGAGCGTGGCGGCGATCAACATCACGGCGCCGGGCGATGAGCTGGAATATGAATTCGTGGCGGAGGCGGCGTGA
- the icmH gene encoding type IVB secretion system protein IcmH/DotU: protein MREEAGAMSDPTGPQKTVFRPSPLAAAQGGGEKTTFQPLPPAGGPPPAPGVPMAAAGAAPRAWADDDVPPLDVPMRVRNPLTAAAARLLALAAAVQADRQVADVGALRARADGEAKAFEKVLAALGLTQEDNARARYAVLATVDDVVQNLPGGAQSDWARNSLVVASFGQAFGGDQFFTILDAMLARPAAHVDMLELYHACLAVGFMGRARVAPDGQQTLQARMAAIFAALSGIRPRPETDLVPAWAGVPTPMRKVGWLARAAIIAAAVLAVLLLVFAALKFFLDSRDQPAWLALRQLPPVAQARIDRVGGDVAVAPSGQLERVRGRLANSCIQALDDGATIRLVIAACPGIPSGMFDRGAADVSDAYRPLIEEAGRALKPEPGAIAVVAHTDSDPIRGALAATYPDNMALSQARAASVAALLEGVVGDPARLSADGRGDREPVDRADTAEAKAKNRRVELVIPRSE from the coding sequence GTGCGTGAGGAGGCAGGCGCGATGAGCGATCCGACAGGCCCGCAGAAGACGGTGTTCCGCCCCTCGCCGCTGGCGGCGGCGCAGGGCGGTGGCGAGAAGACGACGTTCCAGCCGCTTCCCCCAGCAGGGGGGCCGCCGCCCGCGCCGGGGGTGCCCATGGCGGCGGCGGGTGCGGCGCCGCGGGCCTGGGCGGATGATGATGTGCCGCCGTTGGATGTGCCGATGCGGGTGCGCAATCCGCTGACCGCGGCGGCGGCGCGTCTGCTGGCGCTGGCGGCCGCCGTGCAGGCCGACCGGCAGGTGGCCGATGTGGGTGCGCTGCGGGCGCGGGCCGACGGCGAGGCGAAGGCGTTCGAGAAGGTGCTGGCGGCGCTGGGGCTGACCCAGGAGGACAATGCCCGGGCGCGCTATGCCGTGCTGGCGACGGTGGATGACGTGGTGCAGAACCTGCCAGGCGGCGCGCAGTCCGACTGGGCGCGCAACAGCCTGGTGGTGGCGAGCTTCGGGCAGGCGTTCGGGGGCGACCAGTTTTTCACCATCCTGGACGCGATGCTGGCGCGGCCGGCGGCGCATGTCGACATGCTGGAGCTGTATCACGCCTGTCTGGCGGTGGGCTTCATGGGCCGGGCGCGGGTGGCGCCGGACGGGCAGCAGACGTTGCAGGCGCGGATGGCGGCAATTTTCGCGGCGCTGTCGGGCATCAGGCCGAGGCCGGAAACCGACCTGGTGCCGGCCTGGGCGGGGGTGCCGACGCCGATGCGCAAGGTCGGCTGGCTGGCGCGCGCGGCGATCATCGCGGCGGCGGTGCTGGCGGTGCTGCTGCTGGTGTTCGCGGCGCTGAAATTCTTTCTGGACAGCCGCGACCAGCCGGCCTGGCTGGCGCTGCGGCAATTGCCGCCTGTCGCACAGGCGCGGATCGACCGGGTGGGGGGGGATGTGGCGGTGGCGCCGTCCGGCCAGCTGGAGCGGGTGCGGGGGCGGCTGGCGAACAGCTGCATCCAGGCGCTGGACGATGGCGCGACCATCCGCCTGGTGATCGCGGCCTGTCCGGGCATCCCGTCGGGCATGTTCGACCGGGGGGCGGCGGATGTGTCCGACGCCTATCGGCCGCTGATCGAGGAGGCCGGGCGGGCGCTGAAGCCGGAGCCGGGGGCGATCGCTGTGGTGGCGCATACCGACAGCGACCCGATCCGCGGCGCGCTGGCTGCGACCTATCCTGACAATATGGCGCTGTCGCAGGCGCGGGCGGCCTCTGTGGCGGCGCTGCTGGAAGGCGTGGTCGGCGATCCGGCGCGGCTGTCGGCGGACGGGCGCGGCGACCGCGAGCCGGTGGACCGGGCGGACACGGCGGAAGCGAAAGCGAAGAACCGGCGGGTCGAGCTGGTCATTCCACGCAGTGAATAA
- the tagF gene encoding type VI secretion system-associated protein TagF: protein MTPGLFGKLPAHGDFVARGWDAATVAAVDGWLMEGVAAVRAASGEDGFAGAMAAGPLWHHWLPPGVVGEQALHGVLTPTVDSAGRLFLLLAGVAGEAAASWAVASQAPGFAEAVEAAAYEALAGGLDADGLQARIADAVPAVDARAHFLAGLSLPGEAAFWVAAPAEGAPLGMRRRGVDAGVLCELVSGGARTCG from the coding sequence TTGACTCCGGGCTTGTTCGGCAAGCTGCCGGCGCATGGTGACTTCGTGGCGCGGGGCTGGGATGCGGCGACGGTGGCGGCGGTGGACGGCTGGCTGATGGAAGGCGTCGCGGCGGTGCGGGCGGCGAGCGGCGAGGATGGCTTTGCGGGCGCGATGGCGGCGGGGCCGCTGTGGCATCACTGGCTGCCGCCGGGGGTTGTTGGCGAGCAGGCGCTGCACGGCGTGCTGACGCCGACGGTCGATTCGGCAGGGCGGCTGTTCCTGTTGCTGGCGGGCGTGGCGGGGGAAGCGGCGGCGAGCTGGGCGGTGGCGAGCCAGGCGCCGGGGTTCGCCGAGGCGGTGGAGGCGGCGGCCTATGAGGCGCTGGCGGGCGGGCTGGACGCCGACGGCTTGCAGGCGCGGATTGCCGACGCGGTGCCGGCGGTGGATGCCCGGGCGCATTTCCTGGCGGGGCTGTCCCTGCCGGGGGAGGCGGCCTTTTGGGTGGCGGCACCGGCGGAGGGGGCGCCGCTGGGGATGCGGCGGCGCGGCGTGGATGCCGGCGTGCTGTGCGAACTGGTGAGCGGGGGGGCGAGGACATGCGGCTGA
- the tssK gene encoding type VI secretion system baseplate subunit TssK — MSNHPVWSEGLFLRPQHLQLSDAAREAALHARLGGAVLHPWGLVELALDEDLASDAKAGVRRLVAVLPDGEVVAVPGGLAPPPAFDVDDQVRGELLYLTLPARQEGAVMYARASAENASIARYHIAERNAVDQADPDRAVETVEVAVPNLRFGIEEADLAGRTKIGIARIRERVGKRVVWDETYIPPLLDIRASPALSGFLIDILGRLEQRQEELSMRAVEGADGGSETFAAYLLLQLLNRWQPALRHVQRLERVHPERLFADFLAFAGELATFTRADRRPTDFPPYDHEDLEACFKPVVEALRAGLSTEFSRSAVQLELKLIQPGAYVSTITDRGLYDQGRFYLAVSTRRPADEVRRALPSVVKIGAVTKMQQLVQAALPGVPLSAIAAPPQQIRAMAGYVYFELDRSHPDWKDFSTAPALGLYIAGEWPELAMELWCVRRQAR, encoded by the coding sequence ATGTCGAACCATCCGGTCTGGTCTGAGGGGCTGTTCCTTCGTCCGCAGCATTTGCAGCTGAGCGACGCGGCGCGGGAGGCGGCGTTGCATGCGCGGTTGGGGGGGGCGGTGCTGCACCCCTGGGGGCTGGTGGAGCTGGCGCTGGACGAGGACCTGGCGTCGGATGCCAAGGCCGGCGTGCGGCGGCTGGTGGCGGTCCTGCCCGATGGCGAGGTGGTGGCGGTGCCGGGCGGGCTGGCGCCGCCGCCGGCGTTCGATGTCGATGACCAGGTGCGCGGCGAGCTGCTGTATCTGACCCTGCCGGCGCGGCAGGAGGGGGCGGTGATGTATGCCCGGGCGTCTGCCGAGAATGCCAGCATCGCGCGATACCATATCGCCGAGCGCAATGCGGTGGACCAGGCCGATCCCGACCGCGCGGTGGAGACGGTGGAGGTGGCGGTGCCGAACCTGCGCTTCGGCATCGAGGAGGCCGACCTGGCGGGGCGGACGAAGATCGGCATCGCGCGCATCCGCGAGCGGGTGGGCAAGCGGGTGGTGTGGGACGAGACCTATATCCCGCCGCTGCTCGACATCCGGGCGTCGCCGGCGCTGAGCGGGTTTCTGATCGATATCCTGGGCCGGCTGGAGCAGCGGCAGGAGGAGCTTTCGATGCGGGCGGTGGAGGGGGCGGATGGCGGCAGCGAGACCTTCGCCGCCTATCTGCTGTTGCAGCTGCTCAACCGCTGGCAGCCGGCGCTGCGGCATGTGCAGCGGCTGGAGCGGGTGCATCCGGAGCGGCTGTTCGCCGATTTCCTGGCGTTCGCGGGCGAGCTGGCGACGTTCACGCGGGCCGACCGGCGGCCGACGGATTTTCCCCCCTATGACCATGAGGATCTGGAGGCCTGTTTCAAGCCGGTGGTGGAGGCGCTGCGGGCCGGGCTGTCGACCGAGTTCAGCCGTTCCGCGGTGCAGCTGGAGCTGAAGCTGATCCAGCCGGGGGCCTATGTGTCGACGATCACCGACCGGGGGCTGTATGACCAGGGCCGCTTCTACCTGGCGGTGAGCACGCGGCGGCCGGCGGACGAGGTGCGGCGGGCGCTGCCGAGCGTGGTGAAGATCGGCGCGGTGACGAAGATGCAGCAGCTGGTGCAGGCGGCACTGCCGGGCGTGCCGCTGTCGGCGATCGCGGCGCCGCCGCAGCAGATCCGGGCGATGGCCGGCTATGTCTATTTCGAGCTCGACCGCAGCCACCCGGACTGGAAGGATTTTTCCACCGCGCCGGCGCTGGGGCTGTATATTGCCGGTGAATGGCCGGAACTGGCCATGGAGCTGTGGTGCGTGAGGAGGCAGGCGCGATGA
- the tssG gene encoding type VI secretion system baseplate subunit TssG: MGGPATDDLSALFEALAADPTRWDFFAVGRGVDAAQPDRPRIGEALDPAQEALDLEHYPSFNFPRTTLAEYREAGERAGRRPGIRSQHLGMTGPMGPLPSHLTEIAIYERGRRGPTPFADFLDMISARALQGFYRAWADSTPCANADRPLDDRFAGYVGAASGVTGLDFLDPRSRAAPSADAAAFDDWRRLPYAGLLASLRSPDAVARTLTHLLGRPVQVREAIGRWRPVPDGQRTRIGRAHAGLGQGATLGRQFYAVEFDVGLRIRARSMAELNDLLPGGSAHRLLSEAARSVLPHHVDWRAQVAIDEAAVEPARLGRAQLGWTGWMAPRGNVQGGAPSGATRLREDLVLRERPVAPAHQTEEMA; encoded by the coding sequence ATGGGCGGGCCGGCGACCGACGATCTGAGCGCGCTGTTCGAGGCGCTGGCGGCGGACCCGACGCGTTGGGATTTCTTTGCCGTGGGCCGGGGGGTGGATGCGGCGCAGCCGGATCGTCCGCGGATCGGCGAGGCGCTGGATCCGGCGCAGGAGGCGCTGGACCTGGAGCATTACCCCTCCTTCAATTTTCCGCGTACCACGCTGGCGGAATATCGCGAGGCTGGCGAACGGGCGGGCAGGCGGCCGGGCATCCGGTCGCAGCATCTGGGGATGACCGGGCCGATGGGGCCGCTGCCCAGCCATCTGACCGAGATCGCCATCTATGAGCGCGGCCGCCGCGGGCCGACGCCGTTCGCCGATTTCCTCGACATGATTTCGGCGCGGGCGTTGCAGGGCTTTTACCGCGCCTGGGCGGACAGCACGCCCTGTGCCAACGCCGACCGGCCGCTGGACGACCGGTTCGCCGGCTATGTCGGCGCGGCGTCGGGGGTGACGGGGCTGGATTTTCTCGACCCGCGCTCGCGGGCGGCGCCGTCGGCGGATGCGGCGGCGTTCGATGACTGGCGGCGGCTGCCCTATGCCGGGCTGCTGGCCTCGCTGCGGTCGCCGGATGCCGTCGCGCGGACGCTGACGCATCTGCTGGGGCGACCGGTGCAGGTGCGGGAGGCGATCGGGCGCTGGCGGCCGGTGCCGGACGGGCAGCGCACGCGCATCGGACGGGCGCATGCCGGGCTGGGGCAGGGCGCGACGCTGGGGCGGCAATTCTATGCGGTGGAATTCGATGTCGGCCTGCGCATCCGTGCGCGCAGCATGGCGGAGCTGAACGACCTGTTGCCGGGCGGCAGTGCCCACCGGCTGCTGAGCGAGGCGGCGCGGTCGGTGTTGCCGCACCATGTCGACTGGCGGGCGCAGGTGGCGATCGACGAGGCGGCGGTTGAACCCGCGCGGCTGGGGCGCGCCCAGTTGGGCTGGACCGGCTGGATGGCGCCCAGGGGCAATGTTCAGGGTGGCGCGCCCTCTGGCGCGACGCGATTGCGCGAGGATCTGGTTTTACGGGAACGGCCGGTGGCACCGGCGCATCAGACGGAGGAAATGGCATGA
- the tssM gene encoding type VI secretion system membrane subunit TssM, with protein MTAVKRFFSNWWVLSVGAALLATLVVFLVFGLLFGSLLFLRWWLIGLVWLVFAGAAGWRFWRARKAAKALAEAMAGPADLEGEAISAKMRDALAQVKAKGKGALYAQPWYVIIGPPGSGKTTLIQKSGLRLLTDEATAGVGGTRNCDWWFTDEAVLVDTAGRYTSQDSSAEADAKGWSNFLKSLRKARPLAPLNGVIVAIGLDEIARVSADGLDRHVVAIRARVAELTRELGLELPVYVLFTKADLMVGFTEFFDDLSVEGRRSVVGHTLPLAEERASVAALAGGYDDAVQALADRLPARLQAEGDPVRRGAAFTLPARFIDLRARIIRLLDGVFGAGAAATKGAGAGSARLRGFYFTSGVQQGTPFDRLLGNLAGTLGQRARPSNPRAFFVNRLLSEVIIPEAGLAGPDMARRRRDRMLKLAAAGAGALLALALLVGLIVSFVRNMGGQDATQVAAKEMAGAQQGLDAGDRVALTASPAEPLDLLDAVRDGLPYGVTPALDRPLSKQFGLWRGGLEDESARVYGDALQRYLLPRLIVSAEGALRAAGNDPVAVYEPLKVYLMLGNRAGAKRDNGYILQWLENDLAARALPGEENAATRARVLGHARALLADGGSFGRQLTGPLLDAGLVDSAQGIVAAMTPAQRALALMKQQVTGEDWRLVGNALVAGEAGAFANAAELQALTVPYLFTKKGFQAGFTPNIAGIRDALEKDRWMLGGSAAAQAPLDMQELGLLYADEYTRRWNAVLAAPAPADYARDPTGLARIANAGASPLKKIADQVIANTSGMMPAVKAPTLPGGAVGAAAGARLAAGAQGSASGVAASTIEANFRGLKDYAGGPTAPLTQLLGALGKYQLALAQAKVAGAAGGGGGGGGGGGGGSGAIAAAAAELQVAAANAGAGAPALAAFVAQVAGGSARAAETQRTTELRDSYAQTVLPDCARTFGQGFPFGTGDDLQPADVSRAAGQMAGFARDALGPYLKREGTLNKSWAWIAEPTVRSFSPLSARQFQRATDVEALMGGNLVLRVGAAPITKGSIRLRAGGVPMDFAAGGAAERFSWSTGGSQVAELGAGTGGTAPALREEGPWALFRVLAKAKKQQLGPNRYRFLFTPDAALDIEVAGGPDPFAADGPFALRCPAKL; from the coding sequence ATGACGGCCGTGAAGCGCTTCTTTTCCAACTGGTGGGTGCTCAGCGTCGGCGCGGCGCTGCTGGCGACGCTGGTGGTGTTCCTGGTCTTCGGGCTGCTGTTCGGGTCCTTGCTGTTCCTGCGCTGGTGGCTGATCGGGCTGGTGTGGCTGGTCTTTGCCGGCGCGGCCGGCTGGCGTTTCTGGCGGGCGCGCAAAGCGGCGAAGGCGCTGGCGGAGGCGATGGCGGGGCCGGCCGACCTGGAGGGCGAGGCGATTTCCGCCAAGATGCGCGACGCGCTGGCGCAGGTGAAGGCGAAGGGCAAGGGGGCGCTCTATGCCCAGCCCTGGTATGTCATCATCGGTCCGCCGGGGTCGGGGAAGACGACGCTCATCCAGAAGAGCGGCCTGCGGCTGCTGACCGACGAGGCGACCGCGGGGGTGGGGGGCACGCGCAACTGCGACTGGTGGTTCACCGACGAGGCGGTGCTGGTGGATACGGCGGGGCGCTATACCAGCCAGGATTCGAGCGCCGAGGCGGATGCCAAGGGCTGGAGCAACTTCCTGAAATCGCTGAGGAAGGCGCGGCCGCTGGCGCCTTTGAACGGGGTTATCGTGGCAATCGGTCTGGACGAGATCGCGCGCGTGAGCGCGGACGGGCTGGACCGGCATGTGGTGGCGATCCGGGCGCGGGTGGCGGAGCTGACGCGCGAGCTGGGGCTGGAACTGCCGGTCTATGTGCTGTTCACCAAGGCCGACCTGATGGTGGGCTTCACCGAATTCTTCGACGACCTGTCGGTGGAGGGTCGGCGTTCCGTGGTGGGGCATACGCTGCCGCTGGCCGAGGAGCGGGCGAGCGTGGCGGCGTTGGCGGGCGGCTATGACGATGCCGTGCAGGCGCTGGCGGACCGGCTGCCGGCGCGGTTGCAGGCGGAGGGTGACCCGGTGCGGCGCGGCGCGGCGTTCACGCTGCCGGCGCGGTTCATCGACCTGCGGGCGCGCATCATCCGCCTGCTGGACGGAGTGTTCGGCGCGGGGGCGGCGGCGACGAAGGGCGCGGGGGCCGGGTCGGCGCGGTTGCGCGGGTTCTATTTCACCAGCGGGGTGCAGCAGGGGACGCCGTTCGACCGGCTGCTGGGCAATCTGGCGGGCACGCTGGGGCAGCGGGCGCGGCCGTCGAACCCGCGCGCCTTTTTCGTGAACCGGCTGCTGAGCGAAGTGATCATTCCCGAGGCGGGGCTGGCGGGGCCGGACATGGCGCGGCGGCGGCGCGACCGGATGCTGAAGCTGGCGGCGGCGGGCGCGGGGGCGCTGCTGGCGCTGGCGCTGCTGGTGGGGCTGATCGTGAGTTTCGTGCGCAACATGGGCGGGCAGGACGCGACCCAGGTGGCGGCGAAGGAGATGGCGGGGGCGCAGCAGGGGCTCGATGCCGGCGACCGGGTGGCGCTGACGGCGTCGCCGGCGGAGCCGCTCGACCTGCTGGATGCGGTGCGCGACGGCCTGCCCTATGGCGTGACGCCGGCGCTCGACCGGCCGCTGTCGAAACAGTTCGGGCTGTGGCGCGGCGGGCTGGAGGATGAGAGCGCGCGGGTTTATGGCGATGCGCTGCAACGCTATCTGCTGCCGCGGCTGATCGTGAGCGCCGAGGGCGCGCTGCGGGCGGCGGGGAATGATCCGGTGGCGGTCTATGAGCCGCTGAAGGTCTATCTGATGCTGGGCAACCGCGCCGGGGCGAAGCGCGACAATGGCTATATCCTGCAATGGCTGGAGAATGACCTGGCGGCGCGGGCCTTGCCCGGTGAGGAGAATGCCGCGACGCGGGCGCGGGTGCTGGGGCATGCGCGGGCGTTGCTGGCGGATGGCGGCAGCTTTGGCCGGCAGCTGACGGGGCCGTTGCTGGATGCCGGGCTCGTGGACAGTGCGCAGGGGATCGTGGCGGCGATGACGCCGGCGCAGCGGGCGCTGGCGCTGATGAAACAGCAGGTGACGGGGGAGGACTGGCGGCTGGTGGGCAATGCGCTGGTGGCGGGCGAGGCCGGGGCCTTTGCCAATGCCGCGGAGTTGCAGGCGCTGACGGTGCCCTATCTGTTCACGAAGAAGGGGTTCCAGGCCGGGTTCACGCCGAACATCGCGGGCATCCGCGATGCGCTGGAGAAGGACCGCTGGATGCTGGGCGGCAGCGCGGCGGCGCAGGCCCCGCTCGACATGCAGGAGCTGGGGCTGCTCTATGCCGATGAATATACGCGGCGGTGGAATGCCGTGCTGGCGGCGCCGGCGCCGGCGGATTATGCCCGCGACCCGACCGGGCTGGCGCGGATCGCCAACGCCGGTGCCTCGCCCTTGAAGAAGATCGCCGACCAGGTGATCGCCAACACCAGCGGCATGATGCCGGCGGTGAAGGCCCCGACCCTGCCCGGCGGCGCGGTGGGGGCGGCGGCGGGCGCGCGGCTGGCGGCGGGGGCGCAGGGAAGCGCGTCCGGCGTGGCGGCGAGCACGATCGAGGCGAATTTCCGCGGCTTGAAGGACTATGCCGGCGGGCCGACGGCGCCGCTGACGCAGTTGCTGGGGGCGCTGGGCAAATATCAGCTGGCGCTGGCGCAGGCGAAGGTTGCTGGCGCTGCCGGCGGCGGCGGCGGCGGCGGCGGCGGTGGGGGCGGCGGGTCCGGCGCCATCGCGGCGGCGGCGGCGGAGTTGCAGGTGGCGGCGGCCAATGCGGGCGCGGGGGCGCCGGCGCTGGCGGCGTTCGTGGCGCAGGTGGCGGGCGGGTCGGCGCGGGCGGCGGAGACGCAGCGCACGACCGAGCTGCGCGACAGCTATGCCCAGACCGTGCTGCCGGATTGCGCGCGCACCTTTGGCCAGGGCTTTCCGTTCGGCACCGGCGATGACCTGCAACCGGCGGATGTCAGCCGGGCGGCGGGGCAGATGGCGGGCTTCGCGCGCGACGCGCTGGGGCCCTATTTGAAGCGCGAGGGTACGCTGAACAAGAGCTGGGCGTGGATTGCCGAGCCGACGGTGCGGTCCTTCTCTCCGCTGAGCGCGCGGCAGTTCCAGCGGGCGACCGATGTGGAAGCGCTGATGGGGGGCAATCTGGTGCTGCGCGTGGGCGCGGCGCCGATCACCAAGGGCAGCATCCGGTTGCGCGCCGGCGGTGTGCCGATGGATTTCGCGGCGGGCGGCGCGGCGGAGCGGTTCAGCTGGTCCACCGGCGGCAGCCAGGTGGCGGAGCTGGGCGCGGGGACGGGCGGCACCGCGCCGGCGCTGCGCGAGGAAGGGCCGTGGGCGCTGTTCCGGGTGCTGGCGAAGGCGAAGAAGCAGCAGCTGGGGCCGAACCGCTATCGCTTTTTGTTCACGCCGGATGCCGCGCTGGATATCGAGGTGGCGGGCGGGCCGGACCCGTTCGCGGCCGATGGCCCGTTCGCGCTGCGCTGCCCGGCGAAGCTGTGA